In Clostridium swellfunianum, a genomic segment contains:
- a CDS encoding patatin-like phospholipase family protein produces the protein MKIDLVFEGGGVTGISYVGAFKALEESGYKACRCAGTSAGSVIAALIAAGYNSKELTEVLFNTDFGKFLKKTSIGKVPLVGLPLSLMFDKGLYDSKITENWIGELLAKKGKTKFKHVMEEGKSKLKIIAADITRRKMLVLPDDLTEYGINPFEFDISKAVRMSCAIPLFFTPYILDCRNKRSFIVDGGLLSSFPIWIFDISEIPKWPTFGIKIKNLSSSTAQGKTDIISYIKDIVTAPISQDEENFIRDKDYVRTVIIDYDGKLGATGFAEANNFIKDFYDNGYNSTTKLIKSWEFKKYSRMINNCGS, from the coding sequence TTGAAGATTGATTTGGTTTTTGAGGGTGGAGGGGTTACTGGAATAAGCTATGTTGGAGCTTTTAAAGCGTTAGAAGAAAGTGGCTATAAAGCCTGCAGATGTGCCGGAACATCAGCAGGATCTGTTATAGCAGCATTGATTGCTGCAGGGTATAACTCTAAAGAGCTAACTGAAGTACTATTTAATACAGACTTTGGAAAGTTTCTTAAGAAAACAAGTATAGGTAAAGTTCCACTAGTTGGGTTACCTTTATCTCTAATGTTTGATAAAGGCTTATATGATAGCAAAATAACTGAAAATTGGATTGGTGAGTTGCTTGCGAAAAAAGGAAAAACAAAATTTAAACATGTAATGGAAGAAGGGAAAAGCAAGTTAAAAATAATTGCAGCAGATATAACTAGAAGAAAAATGTTGGTGCTACCTGATGATTTAACTGAATACGGAATTAATCCTTTTGAATTTGATATTTCAAAGGCTGTAAGAATGAGCTGCGCAATCCCCCTATTTTTTACTCCCTATATATTAGACTGTAGAAACAAAAGAAGCTTTATAGTTGATGGTGGATTACTAAGCAGTTTTCCTATTTGGATTTTTGATATTAGTGAGATACCTAAGTGGCCAACCTTTGGAATAAAGATAAAGAATTTATCCAGCAGTACAGCTCAAGGTAAGACTGATATAATCTCATATATAAAGGACATAGTAACAGCACCAATAAGTCAGGATGAAGAGAATTTTATTAGGGACAAAGACTATGTAAGAACTGTTATAATTGACTATGATGGCAAGTTGGGAGCTACAGGATTTGCTGAAGCTAATAATTTTATAAAAGATTTTTATGATAATGGGTATAACAGTACAACCAAACTTATCAAAAGCTGGGAGTTTAAAAAATATAGCAGAATGATAAATAATTGTGGAAGCTAG